One segment of Leeia aquatica DNA contains the following:
- a CDS encoding phasin family protein — MQANEALKAFSLKQLESALQLAQISLQSTEQLIRLQLDVAKSTLESQAQKAQAATELKTPEQLAQYNKDSIKAGLESVLSYSNSLYELASQTQSELGKLGESQLTALNKDIISTLDQTAKHAPAGSETAVAVAKQTVQATAAAIDSLTKAAKQVADFAEASVKAAATATTDAVRQAARL; from the coding sequence ATGCAAGCGAATGAAGCCCTGAAAGCCTTCAGCCTGAAGCAGCTGGAATCCGCGCTGCAACTGGCGCAAATCTCCCTGCAAAGCACCGAACAACTGATCCGCCTGCAACTGGACGTCGCCAAGAGCACGCTGGAAAGCCAGGCACAGAAGGCCCAAGCCGCTACCGAATTGAAGACCCCGGAGCAGCTGGCCCAATACAACAAGGACAGCATCAAGGCGGGCCTCGAAAGTGTCCTGAGCTACTCCAACTCGCTGTACGAACTGGCCAGCCAGACCCAGAGCGAACTGGGCAAGCTGGGTGAAAGCCAGCTGACCGCGCTGAACAAGGACATCATCAGCACGCTGGACCAGACTGCCAAGCACGCCCCGGCCGGTTCGGAAACCGCGGTTGCCGTCGCCAAGCAAACCGTGCAAGCCACCGCTGCCGCCATTGACAGCCTGACCAAGGCTGCCAAGCAAGTGGCTGACTTTGCCGAAGCCAGCGTCAAGGCTGCTGCAACCGCCACGACGGACGCCGTACGCCAGGCTGCCCGCCTGTAA